The Microcella sp. genome includes the window CTCGCCACGCTCGGCGGCGCTTCGACCTGAATGACGAGGTCGACCGCCCCCATGTCGATGCCGAGTTCGAGGCTGCTCGTCGCGACGACGCAGCGCAGCCGCCCGGTCTTGAGAGCCTCTTCGATCTCACCGCGCTGCTCTTTGCTCACCGAGCCGTGGTGGGCGCGGGCAAGCAAGGGCTCGGCGCCGCCGGTGGAACCAGCTTGGGCCATCATCGCCGCCGGGATGCTCGCCTCGGGCAGCTCGCCGCCCATGCGCAGGGTGTAGATCTCGTTGAGCCGCGCGGTCAAACGCTCAGCAAGCCGACGCGAGTTCGCGAACACGATCGTCGAGCGGTGCTGCAGCACGCGGTCGACAATGCTCTCTTCGACGTGCGGCCAGATGGAGGGGGTCGGTGGGGCGCCCGACGTCTCGAACGCATCGTCGCCGCCGATCACGGGTGGTTGCGTCATGTCGTCGACCGGCACGACGACGCTGAGGTCGAACGTCTTGGCGGCGGGCGGCTGCACGATCGCGACGGGCCGCCCGCCGCCGAGAAAGCGAGCGACCTCGTCGGGTGGGCGCACGGTCGCCGAGAGCCCGATGCGCTGGGCAGGGTGGGGCAGTCGAGCGTCGAGCCGCTCGAGCGTGAGCGCCAGGTGCGCACCGCGCTTCGTGCCGGCGACGGCGTGCACCTCGTCGACGATGACGGTCGTCACGCCGTCGAGCGTCTCGCGCGCGCTCGCCGTGAGCATGAGATACAGGCTTTCGGGAGTCGTGATCAAGATGTCGGGGGGCGTCTTCTGCAGGGCTCGGCGCTCGGCGCTCGGGGTGTCGCCGCTGCGCACGCCCACAGTGATCGTCGGAGCGGTGCCGCCGAGCCGCAGCGCCGTCTGCGTGATGCCGATGAGCGGCGAGCGCAGGTTGCGCTCGACGTCGACGCCGAGCGCCTTGAGTGGGCTGATGTAGAGCACGCGCGTGCGGTGGCGCGGGTCGTCTGGCGGCGGCTCGGTCGCGAGCCGATCGATCGACCATAGGAAGGCCGCGAGTGTCTTGCCCGAGCCGGTCGGGGCGATCACCAGTGCGTTGCCGCCCGTTGAGATCGACTGCCATGCGCCAAGCTGCGCGGGCGTCGGGGCCGCGAAGGCCCCGCCGAACCACTCACGAGTGGCGGGCGCGAAGCGACCCAGCACGTCGTCGGGGGCTGGCGAGGTCATCCCCTCATTCTCGTCCCGCTCACTGACAGCCCGCCTCAGGGGTACTGCTCGCGCATGAAGGTGAGCACGTCGGCGAGCTCAGCCTCGCTGACCGCGTGCTCGAGCCCTTCGTAGATGCGTTCAGTGAGAGTCGCGTGGTGTGGCAGCCAACGTTGCGTGGCCGTCACGAATGAGTCGGGAATCACCGTGTCATGCGTGCCGCGCCCCCAAAACACCGGCGGAGCGAGTTCGCTCAGCCGGGCATCCGCCGGCGCTGGCCCTGGCACAACGAACCCCGCCAACGAGACGGCGAACGCGAATCGTTCGGGGGCGTGCCGCATGAGTTGGATGCTCATCGCACCGCCCTGCGAGAAACCCAGCAGCCCGACCGACGTCGCTTGCACGCTGTCAAGCCAGTGCAGCACTCCTCGCGCGGCAGCGTTGGCACCGTCGGATCTGCTCTCGTTGCTCGCGCCCTCAAGGTCGTACCAGGCGTAGCCGGGGCCCGCGCGCAGGGGAGCGCGCAGTGATGCGATGACGGGTTGCAGCGGCAGATGGGGTGCAAGCCCGAACAGGTCTCCTTCGTGCGAGCCATAACCGTGCAGCAGCACGAGCAAGGGTCGGTCGGCGCGCTCTGACTCTGGAGCCGACCACAGCACGGCGGTCTCGTCGATCAACTGCATTTCAGTCATGCCCTCCATCGTGTCAGGTGCCCCAGGTCACCGCCCGAACGGTGACAATGGAGCCATGGCTTCTGTGCGCACTCCCGACCCGAACCCGGGCTGGCTCTCTGACGAAGAGCTCGAGCAGATCCGTCAGCGCTTGCCGCTGGTCTATGTGGAGGCCGTGCCCGTTCGCGTCGACGGCATGGGGTCGGTGACCGAGGTCGGAGTGCTGCTGCGGGTGAACCCGGCGGGCAGCATGACGCGCACGCTCGTGAGCGGTCGCGTCATGCACGGTGAGACGTTGCGCGACGCCCTGTTTCGGCACTTGGAGAAAGACTTGGGGCCGATGGCGTTTCCGCAGCTGCCGCCGTCGCCGACCCCCTTCTCGGTGGCCGAGTACTTTCCGTTTCCGAGCCCAACGCGCTTCAGCGACGATCGGCAGCACGCCGTGGCGCTCGCGTATGTGGTGCCGGTGACGGGCACGTGCGAACCGCGACAGGATGCCCTCGAGCTCACTTGGATGACCCCCGACGAGGCAGCATCGCAGCGCGTCGCCGATGAGCTCGAGGGCGGTCGTGGAGCACTGCTGCGCGCTGGGCTCGCCTCGGTGGGCGTGCTGCCGTAGTCACGGGTCTCGACCTCGCCACGAGGCGAAAGTGAAACTCTTTGCCCCCCGAAGTGGGGCGCAAATGACCCCCTCGTGGGGTACGGTTCGCGGCGCGCCTTCGCCCTAGATTGAAGAGTGTTCGCGGTAAGGCGAACAGTCTTCACGTCGCTCGCACGGGGTGCTCCCACCATCCTGACGGGCCGACACCCGGGGGGAACACCGCATCATGAGTCTGTCGTCATCGCACCGCCGCCGAAGCCGGCGCTTCGTTCCCGGGGTGGCCGTCGTGGCCCTCGTGACCCTGTTCTCTCCGTTCATCGCGTTCCAGCCCGCGACGGCAGGCGAAGGCGACCCAGACGAGCCGGTGCTGATCCAGTTCGAGAAGGACGCGATTCCCGCAGCACCGACCGCCGTCGGCCCCGGCCAGACCGTCACCTATCAGTTCACGATCAACTGCTCCTCGCTCGAGACCGACTGCCTCGACCTGACGCTCGCCGACTCGGTTCCTGCTCCGCTCGTGCTGCAGTCGGTGACGATGGCAACGCAGAACCCGCCGATCGACATCCAGATCACCGGCAACGACTTCACGGTCGAGGTGGTCGACGACCTCGGCGGCGGCGCCACCGGCATGCAAGCGGGAACCGGCGTGCAGCTCAACGCCACCGCGACCGTGCCCGCAAACCTCTCCGCTGACTTCGACGGCACCACTCTCGTGAACACCGCGGTCGTGACGGTGTCGAATCGTGCCGACCTCACGCTCGATCCTCCGCGACCCAACGTGGTCGAATCGAGCGCCGAGGTGCTGCTCGCCGTGCCGCGGGTGCTCGGCTCGAATACCACGAAAGACGTCACCCCCGCGACGAGCCCCGCAGTGCAGGGCCGCTCGGTCGCTTTCGCTCTCGGCGCCACCAACACCAGCAACGGCTCGGTCGACGAGCTCGTCATGCAAGAGCCGGCCGACCCTTCGTCGTCGATCCTCACCTACGTCGAGATCACCGGGCTCAGCGGCCTCAGCCTGCCGGCGGGGGCCAACCGGGTGCGGGTCGACTGGTTCGACGGCGCCGACTGGAACGTCGGCACGCCCGCCGCCTCGGCCGCTCTGCCGCCGGGCGTCGACACGGCCGACCTGCGCGGCCTGCGGTTCGTCTTCACCTCGACGACGGGGCGCGTCGATCGCGGCGCGACCGCCGCGATCACGATCGAAGGCGAGTTGACGTCGACGGCGGCGGCAGTGCCGTCGACCCTGACCGTCACGAACACGGCGAGCTCGTGGGTGCGCTTCGGCGACGACTCGACCACGCCGGTTCTCGCCGCCGACACCATTCGCCTCGACCCGACGAGCGTGTCGCCCGTTGCCTCGAAGCAGTTCGAGAACTCGTACGTCATCGGCGGCGTGCTCGAGCGCGTCACCATCGGCGGGCAGAACGGCGGAGACTTTCCCCTCAAAGAGATGACGCTCACCGAGCCCGCCCCGGGCTCGACGTCGCTCGCCGGCCAAGGGTTGAGCTTCGACGGCTGGGTCACCGCCGACATCGAGTGGCCCGTCGGTGCGACCAGTGCCGAGGTCAGCTACTGGTACGAAGGCGATGCCGACTTCAGCGCCCCGGTCACCACCACGACGGTCGACACGATTCCAGCCCCGGTGGATGCCGAGCTCGTGCAGAGCATCCGGGTCAGGTTCATCAGCACCCTGCCGGGGGGCATGGCGCCCGGCCAGTACGCCTCGCTGCCGTTCCGCGTGCTCACCGGCACCGTCGAGACCGACGTCACCACGGTCAACCAGGTTCGCGTCGACGTCGTGACCCTCGACGACCAGACCGGCACGGCGCTCGCCTCAGACGATCTGACCCGCCGAACCTCTCGAGTGAACACGCTCGCGAACAAGACGATCACTCCAGACACTCTCTACGGTGTCGAAGGGGCCACGACGCTGATCTCGCTGCCGAGCAGCATCACGCCTCTGCCCACCTCGGCGGTCGACCCCACCTCATCGACGGTCGGTTCGGTCTCGCTCGTCATCACCGACCCGGTCGACAGCGCCGCCGACGAGTTCTGGAACCACTTCGACCTCACCAACATCGTCGCGACGGCGGTGCCGGCGAACACGACGCTGACCGTGGAGTACTTCACGGGCTCTGAGTGGCTCGTGCTGCCCGGTGCCGACGCGCTGCTCGGCCCGACCTTCTTGAACACGACCATCAGCGGGTCGTTGCGCGAGCAGATCTCGGCGATCAGGTTCACGTACCAGCACCGAGACTTCGAGACCCTCGGCACGCTGCTCAACCCCGGCTTCACCGTGCAGCCGAACCTGCGTTTCGCTCTGCGCGACGAGTTGCGCGACGGCACCGGCGACGCCGCATCGGCGACGCGCACCGAGTCGATCGAGCTGACCAACACGGTGTCGACCGCCGTCACGAACCCCGTCGCGACGCCGCCCGAGGCCACCGACGATGCCGTCGCCTCGATCGAGCTGCTGCCCACCAACGATGGCTCCGGTGGTGGCACAGGCAACATCTCGGCGATCTCGAAAGACTGGCAGCCGGTGCCGAGCACGGGCTTCGAGGCCGTGAATGCTCGCAGCGGCGAGCAGGCGACGGCGCGCATCCGGTGGGGCACCGCCGGCACCACCTTCCACACGGTCGTGCTTTCTGACACCGCATCTGACCCCGCCACGACGCCGGTCGGGCAGACCGTCTTCGAGGCGTTCAACCTGGTGCGCATTCCCGCGATCACGAGCGGAGTGGATTCGCGCCTCACGTTCGACCGAGTGGCGGCCGTGCAGCTCTACATTCCCGGTAGCGGCTGGGTCGACGCGAGCGGCAGCCCGTGCCCCGCGAGCTGCGACGGCACCTTCCCCGGCTACACACTCACCACAGCCGAGCGCACCACCGCCACAGGTGTGCGCCTCATCATCGAAGAGAGCCCCACGCGTGCCGCCCGCATCGGCACGAACCCCGCCGCACCTCCCGTCGGGTCGGGAGTCGCCGCGTCGATGAACCTCGACCGGCGGTTCGATCTGGTCTTCGAGGTGCGCGACGTGCGCCGCTCTGACCCCTCGGTTGCTGTGCTCGGCAGCACGCGCGAGGCGCTCTACAACACGGGGTCGTTCGGTGTCGTCAACAACACCGTGCGCTTCGACGGTCGAGACGCCGACAACGCCGTGGTGCTCACCCGCACCTCGGCTGACTCGATCCAGATCTTCGACCAGCCGCTGACGATCGAGGTGACGAAGACCTGGGTCGACGGACCCCTCGGCACCCCGCCCGACGGAACGCCTCAAGAGTTCTATCCACGAGCACGCATGACCATCGAG containing:
- a CDS encoding alpha/beta hydrolase-fold protein, producing MTEMQLIDETAVLWSAPESERADRPLLVLLHGYGSHEGDLFGLAPHLPLQPVIASLRAPLRAGPGYAWYDLEGASNESRSDGANAAARGVLHWLDSVQATSVGLLGFSQGGAMSIQLMRHAPERFAFAVSLAGFVVPGPAPADARLSELAPPVFWGRGTHDTVIPDSFVTATQRWLPHHATLTERIYEGLEHAVSEAELADVLTFMREQYP
- a CDS encoding NUDIX hydrolase family protein, whose translation is MASVRTPDPNPGWLSDEELEQIRQRLPLVYVEAVPVRVDGMGSVTEVGVLLRVNPAGSMTRTLVSGRVMHGETLRDALFRHLEKDLGPMAFPQLPPSPTPFSVAEYFPFPSPTRFSDDRQHAVALAYVVPVTGTCEPRQDALELTWMTPDEAASQRVADELEGGRGALLRAGLASVGVLP